The segment CTTTATTGGCCTGAGTTCCTACACATTTTATTATGCGCAAGGGTCATCCTATCTTTCAAACGATCCCGCTGCCTGTGTCAATTGTCATATTATGCGCGAACAGTACGATGGCTGGCAAAAAGCCAGTCATCATGCAGTTGCGACATGCAATGATTGCCATATACCGCATGAACCGGTATTAAAATATGTAACAAAGCTAAAAAACGGTTTCTTACATTCAAAAAGTTTTACCTTCCAGGATTTTCATGAACCGGTGCGCATTCACCCTGGCAACCGCACTATCCTGCAGAAAAACTGTCTTTTTTGCCATGGAGAATTTGTAAGCCAGATTGCTACCCTTCCCGGAAATGATCAGAAAATGCTCAATTGTATCCACTGCCACAGAACGGTTGGTCACGGCCCGGGATAATCTATGGTTCATACTGATTTAAGGAAAGATTAGGAGGAACAATGGAAAACGGAAACCAGAGAAACCGGAAAGTTATTTACCTTCTCCTTGTTGCCGTAGTTACAACCGCAACGGTAGGGGTTGTATTGCTTCTTGAAAATATTAGCCGGCGGAAAAGAGAGGCGCAAGAACGTGTATTTCGTGTTGTGGAAATAACCGAATACACAATCGATCCGGCTATCTGGGGGAAAAATTTCCCGCGACAATATGATGGATATCTCCGGACAGTCGATATTGAACGGACCAGGCATGGCGGAAGTGAAGCCTTTGATAAGCTGGAAGAAACGCCTGTCTGGCGTACCATCTTTAAAGGATATGCCTTCAGTGTGGATTATCGCGAGGAAAGAGGCCATGCCTACATGCTGTCGGATCAGGATATAACAGAACGTATCAAAATAGTTCAGCAACCGGGAGCGTGCCTGCACTGCCACTCATCTGTTCTTCCTGCCTATCTGGAGGCAGCAAAAAATGCCGGTATGACTGAAGATGATGCCCGCCGGCAGGAACAGATCATGAAAGGCTTTGAAATCGTTTGTGCCATGCCCTATCAGGAAGCCCGCAGGATGGTTTCCCACCCTGTATCCTGCGTAGATTGTCATGATCCGGAAACGATACAAATACGGGTAACCCGCCCCGGCTTTCTCAACGCAATTCAGGCACTGGCCAAATCTGATTACCCGCTACCACACTTACCGAGCATTGAGCGATGGCGTAAAAACGGACGAAAAGGAGAGTATGACGTTAATACCATGGCAACACGGCAGGAAATGCGGTCATTCGCCTGCGGCCAGTGCCACGTGGAATACTATTTTCAAGGTGAAGGCAAACTTCTGGTTTATCCGTGGCAGAAGGGACTGGGGATGGAAGAGATTGAAAACTATTATAACGAAACATCCTTTCGTGATTGGATTCACGAAGACACCGGTGCACCAGTACTAAAAGCACAACATCCTGAATTTGAGATGTGGAGTCAGGGAATTCATGCACGCAGCGGTGTTGCATGTGCAGACTGCCATATGCCTTATAAGCGCGAAGGTGCAATCAAAATCAGCGATCACCATGTACGGAGTCCGCTGCTGAACATAGCCAATGCATGTCAAACATGTCATCACTATAGCGAAAAGGAACTTAAGGAACGTGCAGAAACGATTCAGAACCGTACCAAAGCATTAATGAACCGTGCAGAAGAAGCAGTCATCGGCCTTATTCTGGATTTGCAAAAGGCAAGGGAGTTTGGCATTCCTGACGGACAACTGAAAACAGCGCAGGATCTGCACCGGAAAGCACAATGGCGGCTGGATTTCGTTGCAGCAGAAAATTCAATGGGTTTCCATGCCCCGCAGGAAGCTGCACGTATTCTTGGAGAGGCGATTGACTATGCACGGCAAGGCCAAATCGAGGTAACGAAACTGCCGGTTACTGCACAATGAAGTGCATTACTTACAAAATTTCAGAAACAACCAAACGTTTTGCATATCATATGCTACGGTATGTTTTATCCGGTGACCTGCACCATTTTTCCACAACACATATCCTGCAGAGTGGTTTCCTTGCAATGCAGGTACGGCGACCATGCGTTCCAAGCACATGACATGCCTTTGTCCACTTCCCGTGAGGTATAATGCTGCATAACTCCTGCTCAACCTTATCAGGATCGTTGGATTTTGCCAATTCCAGTCGCAGGGCAACACGAAAAACATGTGTATCCACAGCAATGGCCTGTTGTCCAAATACATTCCCTAATAATACGTTAGCCGTCTTCCTCCCTACCCCTGGCAGGACGAGAAGATCCTCCATCGTATCGGGAACCTTTCCACCGAATCGCCCTGCTAACAGAGCACAACAAGCGATAATATTCTTTGCCTTATTTTTGTAGAAACCGGTAGAACGAATCTCCTGCTCAAAGACATCCTGTTTTGCATGTGCATATTCCTGCACCGTCCTGTATTTCTGAAATAATTTTTCTGTCACCTTGTTAACCCGCTCATCAGTACATTGTGCAGAAAGTATGGTAGCAACAAGTAATTCCAAAGGGTTCCGGTAAGTGAGATATATCCTTGCATCGGGATATGCCTTTTCAAGGAGTGACAGTATCTTTTTTACACGTTCTTCTGACATGGCACAGTTTTTATGTGTATGATATTTACATTCGTTCAGGATGGTGCATCCCGAGAATACAAAGACAGTTTCTTATTACTTGCCTGGTAGAATCTGTCAGCAATATCCTCGCCTTTGTCAGTTCTTCATTATCGGATAAAACACGGTGGGTATTATAAAACCGGTTAAGACTGCCACAAACATCAACAAGATAACCGGAAATCAGGAAAGGTTCATAAAACGCCGCAGCCTTCAGAATAACGGAGGGAAATTGTGACAAATTCCTTATAAGGGCAAATGTCTCGTCCTCCTTCAACAGTTCATAGTCTATCTCTGTTGCTACAGGTTTGTCATATTTTCTCAGGATACTGCAAAGACGGGCATGGGTATACTGTACATAAGGACCCGTTTCTCCTTCAAAATTCAGGACTGCCTCCCAGTCAAAAATCACATCCTTGTTACGTCTGGTACTTAAATCGGCAAAGATAACAGCACCGATGCCTACCTCTTTCGCTACGGTATCTTTATTTTCCAGGGACGGATTTTTTTCTCCTATGATTTTTTTCACACGCTCCACAGCTTCATGTAACAAGTCTTCCAGCAAAACAACCCTGCCTTTACGGGTAGACATTTTGCCATCTTTAAACTTCATGAGGCCGAAATCCGCATGCACACAACGGTTTGTCCATTCATATCCCATCAATTCCAGAACCTTAAAGACTTGTTTAAAATGTAACTTTTGCTCGGAGCCGACAACGTAAACCATTTTATCAAACTGATACCTTTTCATACGATATTCAGCAGCAGCAATATCACGGGTGGCATAAAGAGTAGTATCATCTTTTTTACGCAAAAGGCACGGCGGCATGTTGTAAGGTTCCAGATCAACAATTAATGCGTCTTCACTCATCGTCGCCAGCCCCTTTTCCTTAATCCTCCTTATCGTGTCCTCCACCATCGTATTATAAAAACTCTCGCCAATACATGCATCAAAATGTATCCCCAGCATATCGTAAATCTTCTGGAATTCTTTTAAACTAATGTCCTTGAATCGTTGCCACAACCCTTTTGCTTCGGGGTCATTGGCTTCCAGTCTTTTAAACCAATCTCTTGCCTCGTCTTCCAAAGCAGGGTTCTTTTCTGTTTCCTGATGAAATCTTACATAAAGATTATTCAGGTCAGTAACCGTATAAGATTTGCCGGCATTTTCATCTCCCCATCGTTTATAAGCAACAATCAGTTGTCCGAACTGTGTTCCCCAGTCACCAAGGTGATTAATCCCGACACAATTATACCCCAGGGTTTTATAGATTTGGCAAATTGCACTTCCGATCAATGCAGAACGGAGATGATGGACAGCAAGATGTTTGGCAATGTTGGGTGAGGAATAATCAACAACTACCGTTTTCCCCCTGCCTGTATCAGCACGGCCATAAGCATCCCCCTCTTCGTGGATTCGTTTCATTACTAACATTGCGAATATTGCTTTATCCACAAAGAAATTTACGTAAGAACCAACGGCCCGTATCTCTGTAATCGGGCTTACAGGATGTATAGTCACGGCTAACTCTTCAGCAACCGTGTTTGGCGGTTTTTGCAGTATTTTTGAGAGGGAGTAACAGGGAAATGCGTAATCACCCATTTTGGAGGAAGGGGGTATTTCGATAAGTTTTTCTAACTCATCTTCCTGAAGGTTTGTATTGTCTTTTAATAAAGATAAAATACTTTTTATAAAATAATCCATAATATCGTAGAATTAATTATCATGTCAGGTTATCTTTTAACAAAGAAAGACTTCGTACCTCCAAATTTCCCCTTACCAAAGGAGAATTTTAGGGGGTTCTCGTAAAACCGATTTAATACAATGAAAATTCCTATACAATCAGGTTATATTAAACCCATCTGCCTTCTCACCTCTTCCATAGTAACTTCTGCGATTTTCTTACATTTTTTTGCACCGGCATTCAGAATGTCTGACAGATAATCCGGGTCCTTAATAAGTTGCTCATATCTAAGACGGATAGGGATAAGTTCCTTAATCATGTTCTCCGATAAAATCTTTT is part of the Candidatus Jettenia sp. AMX2 genome and harbors:
- the nth gene encoding endonuclease III, yielding MSEERVKKILSLLEKAYPDARIYLTYRNPLELLVATILSAQCTDERVNKVTEKLFQKYRTVQEYAHAKQDVFEQEIRSTGFYKNKAKNIIACCALLAGRFGGKVPDTMEDLLVLPGVGRKTANVLLGNVFGQQAIAVDTHVFRVALRLELAKSNDPDKVEQELCSIIPHGKWTKACHVLGTHGRRTCIARKPLCRICVVEKWCRSPDKTYRSI
- the argS gene encoding arginine--tRNA ligase, which translates into the protein MDYFIKSILSLLKDNTNLQEDELEKLIEIPPSSKMGDYAFPCYSLSKILQKPPNTVAEELAVTIHPVSPITEIRAVGSYVNFFVDKAIFAMLVMKRIHEEGDAYGRADTGRGKTVVVDYSSPNIAKHLAVHHLRSALIGSAICQIYKTLGYNCVGINHLGDWGTQFGQLIVAYKRWGDENAGKSYTVTDLNNLYVRFHQETEKNPALEDEARDWFKRLEANDPEAKGLWQRFKDISLKEFQKIYDMLGIHFDACIGESFYNTMVEDTIRRIKEKGLATMSEDALIVDLEPYNMPPCLLRKKDDTTLYATRDIAAAEYRMKRYQFDKMVYVVGSEQKLHFKQVFKVLELMGYEWTNRCVHADFGLMKFKDGKMSTRKGRVVLLEDLLHEAVERVKKIIGEKNPSLENKDTVAKEVGIGAVIFADLSTRRNKDVIFDWEAVLNFEGETGPYVQYTHARLCSILRKYDKPVATEIDYELLKEDETFALIRNLSQFPSVILKAAAFYEPFLISGYLVDVCGSLNRFYNTHRVLSDNEELTKARILLTDSTRQVIRNCLCILGMHHPERM
- a CDS encoding ammonia-forming cytochrome c nitrite reductase subunit c552, with protein sequence MENGNQRNRKVIYLLLVAVVTTATVGVVLLLENISRRKREAQERVFRVVEITEYTIDPAIWGKNFPRQYDGYLRTVDIERTRHGGSEAFDKLEETPVWRTIFKGYAFSVDYREERGHAYMLSDQDITERIKIVQQPGACLHCHSSVLPAYLEAAKNAGMTEDDARRQEQIMKGFEIVCAMPYQEARRMVSHPVSCVDCHDPETIQIRVTRPGFLNAIQALAKSDYPLPHLPSIERWRKNGRKGEYDVNTMATRQEMRSFACGQCHVEYYFQGEGKLLVYPWQKGLGMEEIENYYNETSFRDWIHEDTGAPVLKAQHPEFEMWSQGIHARSGVACADCHMPYKREGAIKISDHHVRSPLLNIANACQTCHHYSEKELKERAETIQNRTKALMNRAEEAVIGLILDLQKAREFGIPDGQLKTAQDLHRKAQWRLDFVAAENSMGFHAPQEAARILGEAIDYARQGQIEVTKLPVTAQ
- the nrfH gene encoding cytochrome c nitrite reductase small subunit; this encodes MKPQKTLNITAIILYSSFGVFIGLSSYTFYYAQGSSYLSNDPAACVNCHIMREQYDGWQKASHHAVATCNDCHIPHEPVLKYVTKLKNGFLHSKSFTFQDFHEPVRIHPGNRTILQKNCLFCHGEFVSQIATLPGNDQKMLNCIHCHRTVGHGPG